The following nucleotide sequence is from Paenarthrobacter ureafaciens.
CCACTTGGAGGCGTTCCCATTGCGATCGCTGTTCCCACTCCCAGGCGGCCGGAGCAGTACCGAGTGGGAACAGGGAGTCATGGATACCCCAATGGTCTCTATAGACGGCAACTTCGCGCACCAACGCAGCAATCGCGTAGGAATCCATTTGTGCCCCGAGTTCATCGAAAAGGGCTGTCTCCCAGTCAGGTTCCTCTAGTAGTGCAGCCCTGGCGACCAGCTCCGTACGGCTCCCAATCCGCCGTCGCACCTGGTCCAGAGTCTCTTTCAAGTCGTCACGTTCGACGACGAACTGTTCTGTCATGGGATCGATGGGTGCGTGGGGCATCGCGGAGCAGTAGCGGCGAAGGCGTGAGTGGATCACTGCGGTGACGTCATTGGCCGTGGGGCCTGACCCTATGGATTCGGAGAGTACGCGATGCGCCCCTGGGCGATTCGTGTTTGTCGCCTGGCGCCATGCAGCTACAGCTGCTCCCCATGCGGGGGAGACCCGCAGTGTGACAGCCAGGCCGGGTGAAAGGAGCTCGAGACTTCTTGCCAGATCGGCGCTCGCGGCTATTTGGGCCAGGTAGTCGTATTCGCGGTTGAGTCGCTCAAGGCTGTCCGCGTGGGAGCGTTCACGGTCGCGAACCTCGTGGGCCGTTCGCTCGGCGCCTTCCGCGGCCAGGACTTCGCCAAGTATCGTCCGCCAGTTGGATCGAGCGCTCGGGTCGAGTATCTCGTCTACGTCGGGGTCGTTCTCACTGACGTAGGCCGTGTTGGAGAGTCGTCCGCGGGTCATGCTGACGTACAGGAGTTCACGGGTCAGTCGCCCAGGAGTGACGACGACGTGGGCGGAGTCCACCGTGATGCCCTGAGATCGGTGGGCTGTTGTGGCGTAGCCAAGTTCTACCGATGACTCTAGGTATGAGGCACCGAGTTCGACCGTCGCACCGGTATCCGTCCGCCGAGCATGTAGGGATCGGTGACGTACGTTCACACCCAGTACTTCCAGGAGCGTCCCGTTCCGGATGAATGCGCCCCGGTCGTCCACAATTGACCGTTCATTTTGACGGGCAATGACGATGTCGCCGCGACCCGCCCGCAGCCCATCCCTCAGCACGAGTGTCTGTTCTGCATCGGCGACGCCCAGGATCACCCTGTCAGCTTGGGCTCGCTGGTTGAGCATGCCGACCGTCTCGTTGTCAGGAGCGATCAGGACCGAAGCGTGCCCTGAAAGGACGTCGGAGTGCCAAGCGGCATATGCGCGGTCCATCATGTCCAAATAGGTGCCGTGACTGATCCGACCGTAATACTCGTAATTCGCGAGCACGGACATGTCACCTGCACGAAGACCTACGGAAGCAGACGCCTCCCAGGCGTGCTGGAAGCGCCAAATGGAACTCAACCTGGCAGCTTTTCCTTGCCGGTCGAGCCAGCCAAGAACTCCGCCGGCGTCGATGGAATCAAGCTGAGCCGGATCGCCAACTAACAGGACCTTCGCCCCAGCCTGTTGGGCTTGTGCCACGATGGCCGCGAGTTGCTGGGTGGAAACCATTGACGCCTCATCGATCACCACCAGCTGATTCGCATTGAAGGTCCACTGGGACTGCTCGGCTGCCAATCGTGTGATCCGTTGCTCGAGAAGTGACTTAGTAGCGTTCGTAGTCCCGTGTGAGGTAAGCCGAGACTCTGCATCAAAGAAGGCCGAACACCGTTGCGCTGCTCCGCTACCCAAGGACTCGTAAAGCCACTTGGAGACATTCTCAGCAACCATGGCCAACTCCGAGCCAAGAACCTCGGCGCTCGCAGCCGCCGGAGCCAATCCGACAACGCTGCCTGCACCGAACTGCAATTCCCAAGCCGCCTTGATCGCGCCGAGGGTTGTGGTCTTCCCCGTGCCGGCCGGGCCAACGATGGCCTCCAGTCTATGGGAGCTCAGCAAGATTTCCGCGGCCGCGGCCCTTTGGTCTTCGTGCAACTCCGACGTGCCATCCTTTCTGTACGAGGCGACTGACGCCATGGCGACATTCGCGCTGACAGCCGGGCCGCCGTCGTCGTTCCTTGCCGCAAGAATCTGATCCTCGAAGGCGAGAGTCGCCTCATCCGTGTAGAGGCGTGAGCCATGGAAATCAAAGACGCTGCGGCCGGCGAAGCGGAGATCATCGGCGGCATCGGCGGGAAGGGTGTATCGGTACTCGTTGAGCGGCACCGACTGGAGCTCCGCAGCCGTGGCGACGGCGTCGATCATCGCGTTACGGTCGTCCGGCGATGCGCATCGGATCTCGGCGCACACGCGTTCGGCTTCCGCGATCAGGTTCCAGCGATTCCACGTGGACCGCTTAGCGGCGACGCGCTGACGAGAGACATGCCCGACGGCGGCAATCCAGTCAGGGGCTAAGTCGCCTATGCGGAAGGGTCGGTTGTTCGATCGGCGGATAGTGGAGGCGACGACTCGCTCAGGGTCGAAGCCTTTGGTCCGTGAGCGATCGCTCCAGATGGCGGAAAGCTGACGCAGGGGAGTGGGGGTGGTGTCTTTGGGAGTTCGTGTGGACAGCGTTGCTTGTTGCCGCAGCTTTATGGTGGTGGTAGCCGATGGGCGGATGCCGTGTTCGGCGATCCATGCGCTGACCAGTCGATCGGTCTCGACATCGATGAGTCTCGATCGATTGGAGAATTCGCGGATGAGGGCGTCGTCGATGCCGGTCAGCTGTTGGCTCGGGTTGTGGGTGTTTTGGGCTGGTGCGCGGATGTCCGTGTCCGTACCGAGGTTCTGTTTGAGGGCGTCGAAGAGCAGGCCGTTGTAGTGTTCGCTGGCCGCGACCACCGCTTTGTAGAGGCTTCGCGAGTCGAGTGTGGTCCAGGCGCCGTCGGTGATGCGCTGGACGCGGTTGGCGATCACGACGTGGGTGTGGAGTTGCGGGTCACCGGCCCGTGATTCCCAGTGATCGAAGCCCGCGGCGATGACACCTCGTGTGCCGAGGTGGGCGATGCCGTTTCGTCCGGCACGCGTGTTGATGACGAGGTCCTCCAGCCAGCGGATCGTTGCTTCGATCGCGTCGTGGTGGGTTTGGAGGATCTGCTCTTGTAGTCGGCGTGGGCTGAGGGCCCAGAGGGCCGAGACGGACTTGGGGACGCTGAAGGTGAGGTCGAAGCCGGCGACGGCGTGGTTGGTGGTTTGTCCGTGGTTCTTTTGGGTGACGGTGGCTTCGCCGTAAGCGCGGCCGAGGGGTGCTGCTGTGTCGGGGTGCTGGGCGCCTTGGAAGATTGACCTTGCGTCGGATTCCGATACAGTCTGTCCGGATGTTCGGTTGATGCCATCGAGCCCGCGACCAATCCAGCGGCCCTGCGGTGTGCCGGCGGCTAGGTAGTAGCTGATCGTGTCCGCGGGGGCGGGGTGGGCGTCATCGAGCATTGTCGACTTGAAGAGGTACTTCAGTCCGGACTTCACGGACAGCCGCGCGATGGACATGGTCATGCACGAAGCGCCCCCGTTCTGCTCTTGCTGGGCAGCCAACCTCGACGGCGGAGGATGCCGACGGTGGTTGGGTCGAGGGCGACTCCTTTCACTTTGGACACGTGTACTAGTGCTGCAGCTACGTGGGCCAGGTCCTGGATGTTCGTGCGCTGGGCCCGTTTCAGGCGCAGGACCTCGTTGTGGAGGAGACCGTTCCGTGTGTCGAGTTCGTCGTAGATGGCGTGGAGGCGCTCAAGTTCGGTCGATTGGGACCTTAACTCGGTGGTGAGGCGATCGATGTGGTCTTGGCAGGCGACCCTGCTCGTACTTTCGGATGTTGTCGAATTCTTCTGGCTCACGAACGTTCATGGCAAAGTCATCGACCGCGTGCATGACGATTCGCCTCAAATTCGGAGTGACGGGCCTTGGATGCCAGAGGTGTGAGTGAAGGTGGGGCCTGTGAGAGGGGCGATCGCTGCTGTGGTCTCTTTCTCGTGGCAATGAAGCGCCCTTTGACGTTTCTGGATTCTAGAAGGGAGGCGGCCGAGGGCAAAACAACTCTGTCGTTCAAGGGTCTGATTGGCGAGACTGCTTGAAAGACGCCAATCTCCGGCCATTTGCGCAACGGGCTTTTGCGCAAATGTGGCAAAAGCTCTGCCAGTCGCGCTGCCCTCTAAGACTCTGAACATAGAGATTTGGGAGTCCAGTCAGGGCGGACAAGGAACAAGCCACCTTGGGAAATCCCACGAGAACCAGCATCTGTGCTTGATGGCGCCGATAGGTACCCATATGTCGTGCCAGTAAGCGGGATGTACGAAGTGAATCCGGCCCAGTGGCCATTCAGCTCGTCAAACCACATCACAGCCTACGTTCAATTCCATTGCTTTTGGGGTAGTGCCCTACTCACGGAGGGCAGAACCAGTGAGAGTGGCATAGATGTGAGCTGGGATGGCTTCGAGGGCCTTGCCCAATGCGGCTTCCATGGGGACAGCCAACGATGAACTGTTGACATCAATGACCTGTGTCCATAGGACTGGCTTGTAACGGGTAATCATCGATAGGGAATAGAGCAGTACCCACCACGCGAGCAATGGGTCGAGTGCTCCTGCTCCTGGGGCAACAGCTGGCATCAAAACCTTACTGTTCCGTAGCTGCCGAAGTCTCGATGGTCCGTCGTAGGTGAAAACTGCCTCATCTGTGCGCGTTCCATCTTCAAGCGCCGAGTATGACGAGCCACCAAACCTCAGCAGTCTTGCCTCTGCCAGATCAGGATAGAGAAGCTTGAGTTCACTGGCATCATCCGCAATTTCGCGCTGCGTTGCTTGGAAAGTGAATGCATTCGGATCCTGTGCCTCTTGGCCCATAAAGGGCTTGTCGGCCCACCTAGGTTCGCCGAAACTTCCAACGGGATAGTCAAAATACACTTCAGGAAGCATGTGCCAGATGGCACCTAGCGTGACCGGTGCTCGAAGGGATTCCGACCGGAGCAGAGATGCGAGTCGGCCGAAAGAAGTATCTTCGTTGCCTTCAGATCTGATTCCGGTGGCCCATAGATCACCGGACCGCATGGATTGAAAGTGCAGCACTTTCAATCCATGTCCGCTGACCTCCGGAGTTTTGCCAGAACCCTCAGGTGTCATAGCCGCAGCAATAGCGCGCCCGGCCTGAGAAAGGCCGTAGTAGAGATTCAGGGCACGCGACTCATATCCTACGCTTGAGGCAGCCTCAAATTGCTGCTGGGCTTGCTCAAGTGCACTAGAAAACAGCCTGCGCCTGGATAATGGCATCGAGACCGGAGGACTCGAGCGTAAGGACCGGATTCGGCGCCAGGATTCATCGGCTGAATCTGATTCCATCTCAAAGTAGCGTTTCGGCATGACTCCAGTATCTACATGCGAGATGTGTTAAGTCCCACCCGGCATAGGCTAGCGTCCTATACGAACGAAACTGGCCCGGACGTTTCCAGTGTCTGCATATCAGGCCTCATCCGCCCGGCACCCGTAAACGATCTTCAAGCCCTGCACCGATTGGAATTACCCTGTGTCGAAGCCTGTCCCATCCCCGCCTGTCTCCCCATCCCCAGGCACTCCGGACGGGCTAGGGGACTTTAACTGGCCTGAGATTGATCTCATTGGCTGGTGTGGGCGGGCGTTTCCGGGATAGCCGCGATCGGTGCGCTGGCCGCCCTCGTTAATGTCAGTCGCGTCGGCCTTCGACAAGAGAACTCTGCGGGAACGTTGCACCCAGCACGTGCGCGACCAGATCATCTCCGGGGCCATCAAACCGGGGGAGCACC
It contains:
- the mobF gene encoding MobF family relaxase; translation: MTMSIARLSVKSGLKYLFKSTMLDDAHPAPADTISYYLAAGTPQGRWIGRGLDGINRTSGQTVSESDARSIFQGAQHPDTAAPLGRAYGEATVTQKNHGQTTNHAVAGFDLTFSVPKSVSALWALSPRRLQEQILQTHHDAIEATIRWLEDLVINTRAGRNGIAHLGTRGVIAAGFDHWESRAGDPQLHTHVVIANRVQRITDGAWTTLDSRSLYKAVVAASEHYNGLLFDALKQNLGTDTDIRAPAQNTHNPSQQLTGIDDALIREFSNRSRLIDVETDRLVSAWIAEHGIRPSATTTIKLRQQATLSTRTPKDTTPTPLRQLSAIWSDRSRTKGFDPERVVASTIRRSNNRPFRIGDLAPDWIAAVGHVSRQRVAAKRSTWNRWNLIAEAERVCAEIRCASPDDRNAMIDAVATAAELQSVPLNEYRYTLPADAADDLRFAGRSVFDFHGSRLYTDEATLAFEDQILAARNDDGGPAVSANVAMASVASYRKDGTSELHEDQRAAAAEILLSSHRLEAIVGPAGTGKTTTLGAIKAAWELQFGAGSVVGLAPAAASAEVLGSELAMVAENVSKWLYESLGSGAAQRCSAFFDAESRLTSHGTTNATKSLLEQRITRLAAEQSQWTFNANQLVVIDEASMVSTQQLAAIVAQAQQAGAKVLLVGDPAQLDSIDAGGVLGWLDRQGKAARLSSIWRFQHAWEASASVGLRAGDMSVLANYEYYGRISHGTYLDMMDRAYAAWHSDVLSGHASVLIAPDNETVGMLNQRAQADRVILGVADAEQTLVLRDGLRAGRGDIVIARQNERSIVDDRGAFIRNGTLLEVLGVNVRHRSLHARRTDTGATVELGASYLESSVELGYATTAHRSQGITVDSAHVVVTPGRLTRELLYVSMTRGRLSNTAYVSENDPDVDEILDPSARSNWRTILGEVLAAEGAERTAHEVRDRERSHADSLERLNREYDYLAQIAASADLARSLELLSPGLAVTLRVSPAWGAAVAAWRQATNTNRPGAHRVLSESIGSGPTANDVTAVIHSRLRRYCSAMPHAPIDPMTEQFVVERDDLKETLDQVRRRIGSRTELVARAALLEEPDWETALFDELGAQMDSYAIAALVREVAVYRDHWGIHDSLFPLGTAPAAWEWEQRSQWERLQVAVQKASQPLLEPTAVVGFNEMQTQQSLISTGWQL
- a CDS encoding YaaC family protein; protein product: MPKRYFEMESDSADESWRRIRSLRSSPPVSMPLSRRRLFSSALEQAQQQFEAASSVGYESRALNLYYGLSQAGRAIAAAMTPEGSGKTPEVSGHGLKVLHFQSMRSGDLWATGIRSEGNEDTSFGRLASLLRSESLRAPVTLGAIWHMLPEVYFDYPVGSFGEPRWADKPFMGQEAQDPNAFTFQATQREIADDASELKLLYPDLAEARLLRFGGSSYSALEDGTRTDEAVFTYDGPSRLRQLRNSKVLMPAVAPGAGALDPLLAWWVLLYSLSMITRYKPVLWTQVIDVNSSSLAVPMEAALGKALEAIPAHIYATLTGSALRE